The genomic window CTTCGTCTGACAGGATCGCCCGTGAACTTCGACTGGTGGACCTTCATGTTGCAGACCGTGAACGCGCTGGTGCTCGTGTGGCTGCTGGCCCGCTTCCTGTTCCGTCCGGTGAGCCGGATCATCACCGAGCGGCAGGCGACGGCCCATGCCGCGCTCGACGAGGCGGAGGCGGCGCGCAAAGAGGCCGAGGCGGCGCTGGCTCAAGCGCAGACGGAGCGCGACGCAGTCGCCGCAGCGCGCGCGGATATGATTGCCGCCGCCCAGGAGGAGGCGGCGAAGCAGGAGAGCGCGATGCTGGCAGAGGCCCGGAAGAGCGCTGAAAAGGCGCGCGCCGAGACCGAGGCCGAGCTGTCGCGCCTGCGTGAGACCGAGGCGCAGCACTGGCAGGCCGAGGCCGCCGCGCTGGCCGTCGACATGACCGAGCGGTTGCTCGGGCGGCTGCCGGGCGGAGCGCGGACGGGGGATTTTGTCGAGGGACTGGCGGTGGCGGTGGCGAAGCTGCCACAGATGACGCGCGACAGGATCGGCCGCGACGGCCCCGCTGTGCTGCATGCCGCCGGGCCGCTCGGCGGTGACGAGCAGGCGTTGGTGTCGGAGC from Alloyangia pacifica includes these protein-coding regions:
- a CDS encoding F0F1 ATP synthase subunit delta; the encoded protein is MNFDWWTFMLQTVNALVLVWLLARFLFRPVSRIITERQATAHAALDEAEAARKEAEAALAQAQTERDAVAAARADMIAAAQEEAAKQESAMLAEARKSAEKARAETEAELSRLRETEAQHWQAEAAALAVDMTERLLGRLPGGARTGDFVEGLAVAVAKLPQMTRDRIGRDGPAVLHAAGPLGGDEQALVSERLAAVLGRPVALRFETDATLIAGLELDTPHAIVRNSIRADLERIAQEVARDG